The genomic interval ATCTGAGCCTTGGGGCTGGTTTAGTCATTATGGTCGTATGTGCCACTGGCGCCATCCTGGTATTTGAAAAAGAAATGCAAATGTGGCTATATCCGGAAAGATACCGGGTGGAATCTGGTTCCCAGGCAGTTTCCATCGAGCAGATGATTGCCGGTTTGAAAAAAAAAGTACCAGATGCCGAGGTAAATTCAATTAAAATCTTTACTGATCCATCGCGTACTGTCGAAGTAAGTTACCGGGAAGAGAAAAGTGAAGGAGAACATCAAATTGCTAAAGATGCGCCTGCCGGAAACAAAGCCGAAAAAAAGGGAGAGGTTCCTGATGTGAAAAAAGGGCCTGAAAAAGGGAAAGAAGGTGGCGGCCAGGCATTTATTAATCCGTATACGGCACAAGTAGCAGCCTTGCAAAGTCAGCGCAGCCCTTTCTTTTTCTCAGTATTTTCACTACACCGCTGGCTTCTGGCGGGCGATACGGGTAAGCTAATTGTTGGCATCAGCACTTCTGTTTTCTTATTTATATTAATTACCGGTATTATTCTCTGGTGGCCGCAAAACAAAAAGATTTTACAACAACGTCTGGCGCTGAAATGGAACGCTGGCTGGAAAAGACTTAACCATGACCTGCATATAGTGATCGGATTCTATAGCGCTATTTTCTTATTTGCTTTTGCCTTTACCGGATTAGCCTGGTCTTTCAAGTGGTTTAATGATGGTATTTATTGGGTAACTGGTACTGAAAATGTTCGTCCGGAACCGCCTAAATCTACTATCCAGGAAGGAACGACTCCTATTTCCTGGGATGCTGCCTATGCACAAGTAAAAGCACAAATGCCGGAAGCAGAATTTTATACAATCAACTTTCCAAAAGAGACAGATGGTTCTGTGGCTGTAACCATTATGCCGGCAGATGCCATCCATGAACGGGCTACTAACCAATTGTTTTTTGATCAATATTCCGGTCAACTCATTAGCCAGTTATTATATGGAGAACGTAACCTGGGCCAACGGGTACGAGCAACTTTTTATCCGGTGCATGTAGGCTCTATTGGAGGATTACCAGGAAGGATCATTGCTTTTTTAGTTTGTATTGCCGGCGCTACGTTTCCTATAACTGGTGTAGTTCTATGGCTGAACCGCTTGCAAAAGAACAGGAAAAAAAGTAAGAAAAAACCTAACCCTACCCAGCCACAGGCGGCTACACAACGTATTGCATAAGTTTGATAAGAGATTTAAATAAAAAGCAGAAAGGAATAAAACTAAAAAGCCCTGCATGTGAAAGATCCATGCAGGGCTTTTTAGTTTTATTTAGATTAATGAATGAGTTTAAATAAGCGGTTCCAGCGGATTTTTTCCAGCATGCTTCCTTCTTGGTCTACTGATAACCAGATTATAAATGCTTTGCCGACAATGTGATCAGCAGGCACAAAACCCCAGAAACGGGAATCTAGCGAGTTATGCCGGTTATCGCCCATCATAAAATAATAATCCTGCTTAAACGTATAGGTATCTGCCACTTTATCATTAATGTAAAGCTTTTCGTCTCTGATGCTTACTTTATCGTTGCCTTCATATTTACTGATGATCTCTTCATAGAGAATTACATTATTGGCATCCATCTTAATGGTCATTCCTTCTTTGGGAACCGTTAAAGGACCAAAAAAGTCTTCATTCCAATCGAATTTGGAAGAATTCGGAAATACTCTGGCATCTCCCTCATTAGGATTACGCTTGGTAAGAATTAATTCTTTTACAAAACTTTGAGATTTGAGACTTTGAGCAGTTTCAGGTGTAGTTAATACAATATATCCTCCCTGTACACTCTGGTATTCACTGATATCAAATTTGCGGAAAGTACGTTCATTTACCGTGTTTTCAGTAACCATATAATAGCGGTACTGCATTTTAGGAGGATTTTCTGCCGGTTTGTCATTCACATACACCTGCAGATCCCGTACTTCCACTTTATCTCCCGGTATACCTATACAACGTTTGATATAGTTGGTTTTTAAATCAGTTGGATAATCTTTGGTCTGGCCGGGTTCGCGGGGCGGATAGTTGAATACCACTACATCATTGTTTTTTACACTACTGATGCCAGGCAGCCGGTATTGAGGAAGTTGTATCCAGTCTAAATAGGAAGGTATATCAGTCCCCCATATTTTCTGATGTGTTAGCGGAACCTGCAAAGGAGTTTTTGGGGTACGGGCTCCATAATGTATTTTGCTCACAAACAGAAAGTCGCCCACCAGAAGCGATTTTTCCATAGAAGGTGTAGGTATGGTAAATGCTTCCAGAATCAGCCATCGGATCAGGGTTGCTGCTACCACTGCAAACACAATCGCATCTACCCACTCGCGGGTTTTTGATTTTGGCTTTCTTACTGGTTTGGAAGGTGCCTCTTTTTTAGTGGATAAAACATTCATCGATAATTCTTTATTTGTTAATGAAATGACTCAGCGTTTGTTAAAATTACGATTATTTAAGATTACAGAACTTACTTTTTATATAGATAGTCCAAATTTTAAGTATTATACTTTCAGAATATAACCTATTATATCAAAAAATCTATCAATCTATACATCTGTTTAAAACTTCATCATGTCCTGCATATTGAAAACACCCTGCTTCCCCTGAATCCATTCTGCAGCCACTACTGCTCCCAGGGCAAAGCCTTCCCGGCTATGCGCTGTATGTTTAATCTCAATCGTATCTTCTTTAGACTCATAACGGATAGTATGTGTTCCTGGTACGCCAGCCTCTCTTAAAGAAATAATAGATAATAAAGATGGTTCTGTTGCATGTTCGTTTACCCAGCCTTGTTTGCGGTCCATTGAATCAATAATATCTTTTGCCAGGCTCAAAGCTGTACCACTGGGGGCGTCTTTTTTTTCCGTATGGTGTATCTCTTCCATAGATACTTCATAATCTGTATAACGGTTCATTAAGTTTGACAGCACACGGTTGAGATGAAAAAATATATTAACCCCTAAACTATAATTGGAAGCATAAAAAAAGGCACCCGATTTCTGCATACATAATCTCTCCATTTCCTGTTTGCGGTGCAGCCAGCCAGTGGTACCACATACAACTGGAATATGGTGTTCAAAACAATACGTCAGATTACTTACGGCCGATTCCGGAGAGCTGAATTCAATGGCAGCATCTACTGTAGCCGGATCTATCCCGGCTAGTTCATGCAGGTTATTCAAGTCTATTTTATGAGAAATGGTATGTCCCCGGCTAATGGCAACCCGTTCAAGCACCTTTCCCATTTTTCCATATCCTAACAAAATAATGTTCATAAATTATTTTAGGTGTAAAGTGAGTGAAACACCAGTTACCGGCAATCCGGCCACCTGGTCTACGGCAGGCTGTACTGACAGGCTCAGGTCATCCGACAGATCAAAATCTTTTAAATGTGCCGTAACATTGGCATCTACAATATTAAGCACATAGGTGAGTCCTGAAAGGATAACCGTAAAATCCCGGTTACGGCGATAATAATCTTTGGCCTGTTTCAGCCGGTCTAATGGAATAGCCGTACCAGTTGTTGGATACACAATAGGCAATTCCAGTTTACTTTCCGAAGCAGTCCGCTGGGTAATGTAGCGGTCACGCCAGATGATATAGTTCCTGTGATTATCTATAATGAAATACCCCAGAACTCCTACCCCAGCATACAAAATAGGCAGTTTCCAATATTGTTTGGTATAGATCTGGCCTAATCCGGGTAATGCTGCCGAAAAAAGGGTGGCTTTCCGTGGATTATATCTTTTCCGGATGGCAATAGTTTTGGCAGCCGACTTACTTTCTTGTATAATAGTAGTGGTATCCGTTTGGGCAACTACGGCAGAAGTTGAAAAAGTTAAAAAGAAGCTGGTTATACACACGACTATCCAGAATTTCATCAGCATATCTCTACATATTAAGTAACTCAAGAATCCGGTTAAGGTCTTCCTGCGAAGAAAAGGGTATTTTGATTTCCCCTTTATTCTTTTCATCACTTTTTATATTCACTTTCGTGCCAAAGTGCGAAGAAAGCTTGGATTGTATCTGTACAAATTCATATT from Rhodocytophaga rosea carries:
- a CDS encoding DUF5683 domain-containing protein, encoding MLMKFWIVVCITSFFLTFSTSAVVAQTDTTTIIQESKSAAKTIAIRKRYNPRKATLFSAALPGLGQIYTKQYWKLPILYAGVGVLGYFIIDNHRNYIIWRDRYITQRTASESKLELPIVYPTTGTAIPLDRLKQAKDYYRRNRDFTVILSGLTYVLNIVDANVTAHLKDFDLSDDLSLSVQPAVDQVAGLPVTGVSLTLHLK
- a CDS encoding PepSY-associated TM helix domain-containing protein: MKVFFRNIHLYLSLGAGLVIMVVCATGAILVFEKEMQMWLYPERYRVESGSQAVSIEQMIAGLKKKVPDAEVNSIKIFTDPSRTVEVSYREEKSEGEHQIAKDAPAGNKAEKKGEVPDVKKGPEKGKEGGGQAFINPYTAQVAALQSQRSPFFFSVFSLHRWLLAGDTGKLIVGISTSVFLFILITGIILWWPQNKKILQQRLALKWNAGWKRLNHDLHIVIGFYSAIFLFAFAFTGLAWSFKWFNDGIYWVTGTENVRPEPPKSTIQEGTTPISWDAAYAQVKAQMPEAEFYTINFPKETDGSVAVTIMPADAIHERATNQLFFDQYSGQLISQLLYGERNLGQRVRATFYPVHVGSIGGLPGRIIAFLVCIAGATFPITGVVLWLNRLQKNRKKSKKKPNPTQPQAATQRIA
- the dapB gene encoding 4-hydroxy-tetrahydrodipicolinate reductase — translated: MNIILLGYGKMGKVLERVAISRGHTISHKIDLNNLHELAGIDPATVDAAIEFSSPESAVSNLTYCFEHHIPVVCGTTGWLHRKQEMERLCMQKSGAFFYASNYSLGVNIFFHLNRVLSNLMNRYTDYEVSMEEIHHTEKKDAPSGTALSLAKDIIDSMDRKQGWVNEHATEPSLLSIISLREAGVPGTHTIRYESKEDTIEIKHTAHSREGFALGAVVAAEWIQGKQGVFNMQDMMKF
- the lepB gene encoding signal peptidase I, which encodes MNVLSTKKEAPSKPVRKPKSKTREWVDAIVFAVVAATLIRWLILEAFTIPTPSMEKSLLVGDFLFVSKIHYGARTPKTPLQVPLTHQKIWGTDIPSYLDWIQLPQYRLPGISSVKNNDVVVFNYPPREPGQTKDYPTDLKTNYIKRCIGIPGDKVEVRDLQVYVNDKPAENPPKMQYRYYMVTENTVNERTFRKFDISEYQSVQGGYIVLTTPETAQSLKSQSFVKELILTKRNPNEGDARVFPNSSKFDWNEDFFGPLTVPKEGMTIKMDANNVILYEEIISKYEGNDKVSIRDEKLYINDKVADTYTFKQDYYFMMGDNRHNSLDSRFWGFVPADHIVGKAFIIWLSVDQEGSMLEKIRWNRLFKLIH